The DNA window TACTCTTGTAAACTCGGTTTTAAATACAATCCCAACTTTCACCTTATCTTTCTTCAAAGCTCCGGGTAAGGTGATCCAAGAGATAAGAAGGCTTCAAAGTGATTTTTTATGGGGAGGGAGCTTTGATAAAAAGTGcattcattgggtgaagtggaaGTATGTGTGTAGACCGAAAGAGAAGGGAGGGCTTGGAGTGAGAGATGTGGTGGAAGTAAACAAAGCTCTTCTCTTGAAATGGaagtgaagaattttgagagaggATAATGCAATTTGGAGTAGATTTATTTCTTTGAGATATCATTGTCCCAAACTCAAGATGCAAGCTTCTAACGGAGACATGAGTAGAAATGATGattcaatttggtggagagatattaccaaaaataatttgattgatgACTTTGTTGATAGCGGTTTCTCCGGGTGTTTTTCGTGTTGTTGTAAAAACggtaaaaatattcttttttggcatagtttGTGGTTGGGTGATCAATCTCTTCGCGAGCTTTATCTGGATTTGTTTGATATGTCAACCATAAAAAATTGTGCGGTTGCGGATGTGTTGATTTGGAATAACGGTAAGCACTATTGGGAGTTGGAGGCTTTATTCCGTGGAGGGGATGCCACTGTTTTTTCGGACGGGGCTGCCACTGATTTTTCGATTGGGGCTGCCACTTTTATAGCGGTTGCGGCTGTTCGGGGGCTGTCCTGTTGGCCCCGTTTTTGTGCCGACGTAAACTCTTACATTCCAATTGAATTGGAGAAGGATAACTTTGTGTGGCGCATTAATCCGGGAAAGGAGTTTTCGGTAAGTAGCGTTTCAAATATTATTAatgattccaaatcttttgtttggCCAACccacttgtttattttgttgaaaGTGATGTGGGAGCTAAAAATTCCTcctaaaattaaagtttttgcTTGGAGATTCTTCATTGAAAAAATTCCTTCCAAAGATGAGTTGTTGAAAAGAGGAGTTACTAGCATCTTAAATAAGGATTGTGTGTTTTGTGGAAACCATCCGGAAGTGATTTCTCATCTCTTTTTTAATTGTCATGTGGTGAAAGAGATTTGGAAAAACATGTATGGTTGGTTGGGCATTAAGGAGGTCTTAAACGGAGtaaattttttggattttggcGTCATACAAGATAAAGTGAAAAATGCTAATCATAGGTTGAAGATAAACATAGTTTGGATTGCCATTATTTGGTGCATTTGGCTCATGAGGAATTCCATAATCTTCAAGGGGGAAGCTTTCTGCTGTGATGTGGTTTGTTCCAACATCATCTTCCTATCGTGGAGATGGTTGTCTTTTGGTTACTCTAAGTTTAGTGCCATTTATTAtgaatggtttaaacttcctttatctTGTTCAAAGGCTATTTAGCGTCTCTTTgtagggttgcacccctagtgcgagctttataATAAATTGCTTATTTTAAAAAGTCATTATATATACACATAGTAGGGTCCATAATTTCATATTCTTCTgatgtggaattatcaatacattCACGATGAATAtacctgaataattttaaaataaacatttgATTCGAAGTGATGAGAGATATAACCTATTAATAGATATTGAcagtaataaaaaaaagaaaatctaCTTACATGCACCAAACTTGCAGAGTAAACACGTCAAGccaattaaaatacattaacatGTCTCTGATACACTTAGCtgacattaaaaaataaatggaATATTTACAATGACCTAATTCTATTTACAAGTGGTTGTCAGCCATATTCACAACCATGAGTAACAATCTCTGAACATCGTCAACTTCCACGTCTTTTGTGCTTTCTTTTGCAGCTGAACAACTTCCTTTTCTGCTTCCTTTGACAACTTCCATTTTTTCAATGCATTTATTATTATCTGTGCTTTGCGATAAACCCATAGACTTAAGTGTCTCCATAAAAGATTGTTACAACGCCTTACGCTCTTCAACCAACTTTTGATCAAAATCAGCTCTAAGTCTTGCTTCCAATTGTGATGAAAGTTGTTCAAGTTTTTCATTTACATCTATATGTTGTCCTTGACGTGAAGACGACCTTCCAAAGTAAGTGCTTTGTTTATGTTGTCTTCACCTCGTAATAACAACTTGGCAGTACATTACCTTCTGGAAGCATTTATGTCAACAATTCAAGCAATTCGGTAAAACTTTTGTCCTTCCACCCATTAATTGCTTTCAgaattaaacaattttaacacgGTTGACAAACGTGTAAAATTTGTGCATCCCGTGTACAAAGGTGTATCCTTGTCATTGAATAAACTATCATACGCATGTGCCCCCTTAAACGAATCTTGTCCAATATCACGCATCATGTCTTACAAACGATCATCCATTTCTACACTAACATTATCTCTTTAGGACACATTTGAGTTTCTACTACTTCACTGTGCCATATCCATTGTGTATAACTTTGACAAATCCCTTCACAAATTAGATGATCCATGATTTCTTTCTTACTAAGTTTTGGTTCATGATTTGCACCACGAACACATGGACAGAGAAAAGTGTAGGAAGACTTTCTTTAGCATTACTTTTAGGAGTAGGAAGATCTTTTTTTAGCATTACTTTCAGCAAACTGTAGAAATTCCATCACTCCATGTTCGTACTCAACACTTAATCGATTAGCTCTCATCCAACTATGATCCATACCTATGTTCCGAAATTAATGCATACATTATTAATGATTATGACGCCTATAGTTGATATTAAAAATTTGTCCAAAATGCGGGGGTACAGACATTATTTCTAATGAAATTATTTCATGTTTAGCTTTAGTACTCATTTATTTAAAGCATGAAACATCATTGTTTAGCCACATCTAATGCGGCATAAAAATTACTTGGTATTTGCATGAAAAATTACTAGCAGCAATCAACTATTCAACCCGGTGTAAGACATAAATATAGAATTGAAGTTTAAGGAAAACATATTAGTTAGTTGTTAATAAGTGCCTGGACTAAACTGTTTATATTTAAGAAGAAAGTAAAAAATGGTTTCAAACATGCTAAGTTAAGGTACCTGGAGAGTAGCTGGAGTAACTATCAATGATTTTATCTCGGAAAGCTGAGTATAATCAAAGGAGGCCCCTCTTTATATGGAGATATTGCTGCATCAATGGTAGCAACAATTATTGATGACAACTATGAGTGCCTTAAAAACTATTGTTGAATGAAGTTTTGATTCAATTTTGAGAAACATTGGTTGAATCAGAACGGTATATCAACATCATCCAGCATATGGTGCAAATTTTCAGTATAAACCTGTGATACTATATAGTATAAACATATACAACAATGTGCATTTCTACaactaaaaactacaaaatcaagAGAAGCAAtgcataataaaattaaatcacaaaattgattttcatattttcataaaCAACTAAAAAAGTTAACATTGGTTGAATTAGAACGATATATCAACCGCATCCAACATATGGTGCAAATTTTCAGTATAAATCTATGATACTATATAGCATAAACATATACAACAATGTGCATTTCTACaactaaaaactacaaaatcaagAGAAGCAATGCATAGTAAAATTGATTCACAAAGGAATTACATGATTCACAAAGCTACCACTATCAgtataactatatatatatatatatatatatatatatatatatatatatatatatataacatgtaGATGTTGACAAATCTAACAATCTGTTATGCATATTTCCAAACTCACAAAAAAACAGAAATTTATGTTATAAGCTTTATCTTCAATGAGGCGGTCGCGGTCGACACAAAGGAGGGAGGGATAGATGCCATTCGGCGAACGAACGGAGGCGGTTGCGGTCGGAGAATGAACGTAGCGGTGACGACGAAACAGAGGTGGCCGGCGAACGGCACAAGGGAGGGAGTGGTGACGGCCAACAGCAGTTTCGGTGGAGGGGGTGGTGACGACGAGCAACAGTTTCGGCGGAGGAAGAGATGCAGTTTTGGCAAAGAAAGAAGAAGCAGTTTCGGCAGAGAAAGAAAGAGTTTCACgtgaaatatttttttgattgtaCGTATTAGGGTTTAGAGAAAAATATTGGAGACCTTTCCTATCGAGTTTACTACTGGCCCGATGTAAACGTGATGCTAATAGAGTTTTCCCATCAGTTTTCCATTCGGACCGATGTTAAAGCTCACCCGCTCTACCATCGGGTTTTTCAAGGGACCGATGCATAGGCCCTTACAACATCATTTCACACCGGTTCTAGATAAAAACCGATGTAGAATCCTTTAAATTAAAATTTCGTTTTTATTACGAAACTTCCACCGTATTTTTTTTCCCATCAGTGCAAATAAGTGCCTGATATAAAATCATGtaaccaaatattttttttagtagtGTTCCATTGAACCTCAAAGTGTGTTCAATCATGTacattgaaaatgaaaaatagatAAAGCATAGAGAAATATATTTATATGACACCTTCTAATAAACAATTCAAGTAAGTAAGAAGTAAGAAGATTATGTGTAAAATTTATAAGTCTTGGCTTCAAGTATGATACTCCTCAAAGCTCCAATAGGTGCTAAAATAATTATGCATAAGCCAAACACAATACATATCTGTAATAAATAgatcaaagaaattaaattaatataaacttgaaattcttaaaaaattattaaaaaattgaaggtaaaaatatatattcaaagaCACCTACCCAATTAATATACCAAGACAAGCTGAATCTCTTTGGTTTATAGATTTTAAGCCATATGATACATGGAAGCTGGaaattcaataaattaaaaagtTGAGCaagatgaataataataattatatgaaaataataatttacaattgtTTGGCTTACAAAGTATGTTGTTGGAGTGACGGCAAATCCTCCAACAAATCCTAGTAGACCGCcaaaaaatggaaaagtaatGGCAATAAACATTGTGAATGCTGAAAAGAAAACATATTATCAATAGACATAATGATATTAAAGTCGAGAAAGAATAGCATTAAGAGTTCTATTGTATCAACATTTATCATTGAAAAGGAAAGTTATATGCTAGACTTTATTCCACTTACCAACATATACATTACGTACAACAAAACGAAGGATTGTACTCGGCTTaaaattcaatttcttcacaagcACACTTTCAAGCATATCAAACATTGGCATTGCAAAAACCTACACCAACAATCAAAATATGAAATTAATTGTTAAGATAGAATTGTAACTTTAACATTTGTCATAGAAATGAAGAATGAGTTATTGAACATAGTTTTTTCCAATGGTCACTCTTTTAGTCATAATAATTTTAATGACTAAATTATTCTGCCCAAAAGTAATAATcaatataacaaaatatttaagttgttcttaaaatgaaattttgtatATTGTTGTCGTAAGAATAAGATATTCTCTACGTTCAATTAGAAAAATTAATCTCttaaattgaaaagaattaaAATGGACGAAAAGACTTAATCGGTTGAAAAATGACTTTGTCGTCTACAATAATCTTTTCCGATTTTAAAGATTAAACTCTATAGTTGCACGTGAAGGATACTCAAAtcatacaaattttaattttaaggaCTAGTTCATAATTTTGTTAACTATGATCTTGACCTAATTACCTGATTTTAcaaatttatcaaataaattttaagaaatcATTAACTTAAAATAATTACACGTtcacaaaatttaataaaaatgaattttaccTGATAGCTTCCAATTACATGAAAAACAACAAACAGGTTAGCCATTGCAATAAGCCATGATGGTTTCTCTAAAGAGATGAGAATATTATCCTTAACTTCATTACCGAACATCCAATAACCAATAATAGCAACAGGCCAATAACACAAAGCAACAATGATGTAGGAAACAATAACTCCTCTCCACATTGAAACcttggatggtttttcaggtgtTGATGGAATTGTAGCTTGAATTTCTAACACCACACTGTGTCCAGCATAAGCAAAAGCAACTGCGCCAACTGCGTTTAAGAAATTAAAGATGAAATCTGTGGTAGTTTTAGCTGTGTTACTATATTTGACATTTTCTTGTATTCCTTTATGTGCACTAGCAGTCCAAGCAATTGTAGAATAACTGTAGTgaaatacaaaacaaaaaaaaaacttatttcatTATTTAGcaaaacttaaattaaataatatgtcCATTTGTGGTTAGATTATAGAGAAAATATTCCAACAAATTAACAAAAGAAGAAAGATACTACAACAATATCACAATGGCAAATAGATAATGGTATTATTAAGTTGGAGATACTTGAAGAACATTAATTTATCCTTAAATCCTAAAATTTTGTCACATTCATCATGTAAAGagagtttgttttgttttgcatatataaaaataacaaaaagaataGAAAGCAGTTGATTAAGATCACATGTCATTAAGGAAATAATTTGTATACTTTTACatgaaatacaaattaaaaacagtatatatttacagaaataaaaaatatacttaaacttaaaaattaaaaatttagagaATAGAAAGAAGTTGATATACCCAATAGACATGATTGCTGCAACCAAAGATACACCAGAAATAGAGTTGAAGCTAGGTAGATGAGATAATACAAAATGAGCAGAGGCaaatatcataataaaaaatgtcaatttAATCTTTTTGCAATTTGGACACAGTGTATCATGAAACTTCTGCAATGATGTACCCCCTGTTACCATGTAAACAATAGTTCCACCAAGCATCACTACAACTTGTTGAGGCACCACAATATAAAGACCTAACTTTTCTCCAAATGCATGTTGACCTAATTCATGGTATCTATCAAAACGTTTTCCAGGAACCATTTCATGCATCTCAACCATTTGCCATAATGTGTATAATGTGATGATCCATGAAAGTATAAGTAAAGTCACACCTGGCCCCCTGAAAACAgtacaaaaaaaaatactaactgAATTATAACTTCTCTCTAAATTAGTAACAACTCTTTATAAGAGATAGTTCAAATTTGTTAAaagtaattattttaattttgctaACCTTTATATATCTATTATAGAGCATTGAGATTTTCAAGTTTGTTTATCTATTATAGAGCATTGAAATTTTCAAGTTAACAAACCTAGGCTAGGCGGTTTGATGCATCTTAAAAATCAATCGATCAAACACTATGCAATTTTTGTTTATTCAAGTAAAGTAATCATAAATTTGaaaactcaaattaaattttttcttttatattttattctagAGAATATTTCACTTGAAAGTTAGGTTTAAAATTAATATACCATCCAAGTTGTGACATAGCATAGGGGAGACCAAGAACACCAGCTCCAACCATAGCAGTTACATTGTGAAAAGATGAGTACCACCATTTTGCATTCCTATCCGAATTAATTGGAAGCCACTCTTCGATTTCTCTCGCCCTCTCCGATTTTCCTTCCATCTATTCAAATTATAACAATATACAAGTTTTTAAATGAGATTAGGCTAGAAAAAGTAGAAAGAGAGAGACTTACAGGTTGGTGGTGACTGATGAGGAAGAAGAGTACTAGGTCAGTATATTTCTTTCCCTCAAAtttgaaaataacaaacaagTCTATTATTTCTCTCTCAAATTCTAAATTTCAGCATTCTTTTTCCCTATAATTCTGTGAAACGCGAAACGTATTCTTTTAGTAATCTAAATTCTAGGAGTATCTAGCTGGGCTGGTTTCTAGCTCATATATTTGGCTTCATTGGATGTTGGTGGGCCAATATTTGATTGCGACTCTTGATTAGGGGAGGAATTATTTGGCAAGTTTTAAATTTTACCTTACACCTACGTAATACTAAAAATACTAAAAGTATCCTAATCCTATTTATTCTTTTCATTATCAACGCGTGAAAATTTTTCTCTGGTAGGTTATTCAAAAATTTTGGTATGCATTTTcatcaatatttttaaaaattccatGCGTAACAAGTTTTAttggtttttcttttaaaaagtcggaaataaaataaatttttttttggatttttaaagatTCGGAAGTGATTGTGAATTTATTGgcatttttgaaaaatttggtgCGTGACAAATttatcaattttttcaaaaaatctgaacatgaaataaataaataaaattactggaTTCGGCATTGACCATATATTTACCAGTATAGAAATGTATAGAAATGTGCTtgaataactacatctcgaactATTGATTTAACATTTAGACCTTGAATAACACTTCCTTCCGTGTCAGCATGACAGGACTTTGGAATTCTTATAGAATTTGCTTAAGACAAATAGTTTGTACAAAACTCAACAGCTTCTTCTATGATGTACCTTTCAACAATTCAAGCTTTCGGTCGGTGATAATTCTTCATATATCCTCTAAAGATTTTCATATATCGCTCTTTGGATACATCCACCTTAAATAAACTGGACTACAAAATCTGATTTCTTTGGCTAGATGAACAagtaagtgaaccataatgtcaaaaaatTATGGAGAAAAATACATCTCCAATTGACATAAGATCATGGCAGCCTCATCTTCTAATTCATCTAACTTTTTAGAATCAATAACTTTATTACATGGcattgaagaataagcacaatCTCCTTATAGTTACTCTAACATTTTTTGGTAGGATCACATGGATAGCCACTGGTAGAAGTTGTTGCATAAAtacatgacaatcatgagattttaaacCAATTCACTTGAGGTCTTTCACTGATAAAAGTTTCATGATGTATATTGAATAACTTTGGGGAACTttaataccatgcaaacactcgcaaaaaaatttctttcctttttagaTAGAGTGTGACATGTTGGTAGCAGATAAGTTCTTTTTCCTTTCTCTATTGGAGCCAACTGTTTTTGTATACCCATCGCTTCCATGTCAAGACGAGAAGTCTTACTATCTTTAGTCTTTTCTGGAATGTTTAGAAGTGTACCAATCAAACAATCACACACATTTTTCTCCATGTGCATCACATCAAGACAATGTCTAACATAAAGACTTAACCATTATGGAAGATCAAAGAAGATATACctcttttttcatatatttttatcaattggccttttttctttttctcttttcccaaGGACAATGTTGATGTGTTCCTATCTTTGATAAACTTCATCACTGGTTAAAGGTTCAGGAGCCTTTTCAAACTTTTGCTCTCCATTAAAAGCATCCAGCAATCTACGATAAGGATGATGATAACATCAAATCGCATTATGTTTTTGactcgaatatcacatgttttctgcagttttattatttttttctcgtATTATGCccgtatttcctttattttttaggttttatgtCCTTTAGGAGCCCTTCGTGAAGAAACGAGCGAAAACGCCCAAAAAATCGGATTTTCCAGAAAAATCGCACACATGGCTTCCAGCTCCGCGCCGGCTAAAGGGGACGCGGTGACATGGCCCACTTCACCCAGTGGCCAACTGCCACGTTCTCCACGACTTGCCTACTTATACACTCCGCGCCCACGGAAAGGGGGTCCGCACCCTCAGCCTTTACGTTTTGGTTCCCGCTCAAAAGGAGTTGAGGGGCATCCTGGTCTTTATGCAGCTTCCAGAACTTCTATAAATAGGAAGTTCATTTCATTTTCGTTTTTCATCCAAACTTAGTTACTACTTAGGCATATATTACTACATCTTGTAAAGTGATAATCTTCTCACATCGGGGAGTTATCACACCATTGAATGAGTTTGTAATCAAGtttggagcactttggttgaagttcATCACACCATCTTTTACATTTCCACAATTTACCTTCCGTTGTACCAGATTCAAAGACTCCAATTGGAGCAGGTTCTATTTAATTGCATTTACTTAATTGCTCTTACCATAGCCTACATGTTTTATAGGCTTGCACTATTTACTTAATTGCTCTTACCATAGCCTACACGTTTTACAGGCTTGCACTATTTACTTAATTGCTCTTACCATAGCCTACACGTTTTATAGGCTCGCACAACCGCTTTACTTTATTTACTTTCTTGCTCTTACCATGTCTACACGTTTTTATAGGCTAGCATTTATTTTCATGTCTGGCTAACTTTATAAGGGTCAGAATGTAAGGATCGTATCACGATCGTGTTCCAATGTTATACTAATAGGAACATTACTGGGGATGTTTTAACCTTTAATACTAGTTTACTGTGTTTAATGTTTATGGGTAAGATCGAAAATCGTCCATACTTGAGATCAAACTAGGATAGTTCTTAACCAGAAAAGAGCGAAAGCAGTTCGTTTGGTTAATTAGGACTGTTTAACACCTTTttagaaaacaattttgaaattgttttCGGACGCGTTTATAGCTTTAAAATCTAATTCTTGGTCAAAAGGCAAGGGTCTCTTGAAGTTAAGTTTTCCAAGTTAAAACCACTTTTCTGCAAAGACAAGtaattaatttcttaaaaataggtttacATATTTTAACGCGGAAAGCACCCTTTTATAAGTGACAATAAAAGGACATGATTAAAGTgtaaactcggttcttagtaTGCAAAAGCGACAAGTTCCCGTTAAATTATTCCTTtctataagtagaaaatattgccCCAGAAGTAATTCTATACATGTATAACTGGAACATCGTCTGATCTACTTGATTTACATTCAATCCCGTTGTTTTCATCTGCTATTTAATTTATCCCTTTAATTTCTTTGCACTGCACTCATTCCACTGTATTGATTtaccttagataagcaccttagcaatagagttgatagattgacgattggtctctatggttcga is part of the Vicia villosa cultivar HV-30 ecotype Madison, WI linkage group LG2, Vvil1.0, whole genome shotgun sequence genome and encodes:
- the LOC131647399 gene encoding lysine histidine transporter 1-like, producing MEGKSERAREIEEWLPINSDRNAKWWYSSFHNVTAMVGAGVLGLPYAMSQLGWGPGVTLLILSWIITLYTLWQMVEMHEMVPGKRFDRYHELGQHAFGEKLGLYIVVPQQVVVMLGGTIVYMVTGGTSLQKFHDTLCPNCKKIKLTFFIMIFASAHFVLSHLPSFNSISGVSLVAAIMSIGYSTIAWTASAHKGIQENVKYSNTAKTTTDFIFNFLNAVGAVAFAYAGHSVVLEIQATIPSTPEKPSKVSMWRGVIVSYIIVALCYWPVAIIGYWMFGNEVKDNILISLEKPSWLIAMANLFVVFHVIGSYQVFAMPMFDMLESVLVKKLNFKPSTILRFVVRNVYVAFTMFIAITFPFFGGLLGFVGGFAVTPTTYFLPCIIWLKIYKPKRFSLSWYINWICIVFGLCIIILAPIGALRSIILEAKTYKFYT
- the LOC131650620 gene encoding uncharacterized protein LOC131650620, which codes for MSRNDDSIWWRDITKNNLIDDFVDSGFSGCFSCCCKNGKNILFWHSLWLGDQSLRELYLDLFDMSTIKNCAVADVLIWNNGKHYWELEALFRGGDATVFSDGAATDFSIGAATFIAVAAVRGLSCWPRFCADVNSYIPIELEKDNFVWRINPGKEFSVSSVSNIINDSKSFVWPTHLFILLKVMWELKIPPKIKVFAWRFFIEKIPSKDELLKRGVTSILNKDCVFCGNHPEVISHLFFNCHVVKEIWKNMYGWLGIKEVLNGVNFLDFGVIQDKVKNANHRLKINIVWIAIIWCIWLMRNSIIFKGEAFCCDVVCSNIIFLSWRWLSFGYSKFSAIYYEWFKLPLSCSKAI